A segment of the Gemmatimonadota bacterium genome:
TGCTTCCCGTGGGCCGCACCCACCCCAGGTCCCCGTGATGCAGACCCACGCGGAGGACGCCCACCTGGAGGGCGGGACCCCCGGGGCCGGGCGCCCGCTGGTCCGGGAAGCAGTAGTGGTGGCTCCCCTGGCGCTGGTCCTGCTCGTGCTGGCCACCCAGGTGGGCCTCTTCGACCGGCTCGTGGAGTTCACTCGGAGGCACGAGGCCTGGGGACTGGCCGAAGCGTTCTCCGCGCTGATCGTCGCCTCCGTCTTCCTGCTCGGTTTCCTGGTGCGCCGGACCCTGCAGCTGCATCGCGCTCTGCAGGCGCAGCGGAGCGCCGAGGAGCGGATCCGCGACCTCGCGTTCTTCGACCCGCTCACGGGCCTTCCCAACCGGGTGCTGGCAAGCAGCCGCTTGCAGGAGCGCATGGCCGAGTCGCGGCGCAGCGGCACAGCCATGGCGGTGCTCTATCTCGATCTCGACGACTTCAAGCTCGTCAACGACTCCCTGGGTCATCACGCGGGGGATCAGTTGCTGGCGGAGGTGGGGAGACGCCTGCGGGTGGTCACGAGGGAGACGGACACCCTCGCCCGCCTGGGCGGGGACGAGTTCGTGGTGGTGCTCGCTCACTTGACCAACCCCGAGCAAGCCATGCTGGCGGCAGAACGCATCGTGGAGCACTTGGCCGAGCCCCTGCTGCTGGGAGACCAACAGCTCTACCTGAGCGCCAGCATCGGCATCGCTACCTTCCCCGACAACGGGGACGATGCGGAAGCGCTCCTGCAGCACGCCGATCAGGCCATGTACCACGTGAAGCAGACGGGCAAGGGCGGATTCCAGTTCTTCTCTCCGGAGATCAACGCGACCGCGCATCGTCGGCTGGCGGTTCGCAGCGGGCTGCGTCACGCGATCGAGCGCGACGAGCTCACTCTCCACTACCAGCTTCAACGCAACGCGGCTTCCAAGGGACTCGATGGCGTCGAAGCGCTGCTGCGGTGGAACTCGGCCGAGCTGGGGGCGGTGAGCCCCTTGGAGTTCATCCCGATCGCGGAGGAAACCGGACTGATCGTTCCCATCGGCGACTGGGTGCTCACCACCGCCTGCCGACAGGCCCGCGCATGGCAGTCGGCTGGATTCCCCGCCTTCCGCATCGCAGTCAACGTCTCCAATCGACAGCTCTGGGACGAGGCGTTCGTGCAGCGCGTGGAGCAGATCCTGGAGGAGGCGCAGCTGGAGCCGCGTTACCTGGAGCTGGAGATCACCGAGAGCGCGGTCATCGGCGACGTTGATCGC
Coding sequences within it:
- a CDS encoding EAL domain-containing protein; the protein is MQTHAEDAHLEGGTPGAGRPLVREAVVVAPLALVLLVLATQVGLFDRLVEFTRRHEAWGLAEAFSALIVASVFLLGFLVRRTLQLHRALQAQRSAEERIRDLAFFDPLTGLPNRVLASSRLQERMAESRRSGTAMAVLYLDLDDFKLVNDSLGHHAGDQLLAEVGRRLRVVTRETDTLARLGGDEFVVVLAHLTNPEQAMLAAERIVEHLAEPLLLGDQQLYLSASIGIATFPDNGDDAEALLQHADQAMYHVKQTGKGGFQFFSPEINATAHRRLAVRSGLRHAIERDELTLHYQLQRNAASKGLDGVEALLRWNSAELGAVSPLEFIPIAEETGLIVPIGDWVLTTACRQARAWQSAGFPAFRIAVNVSNRQLWDEAFVQRVEQILEEAQLEPRYLELEITESAVIGDVDRATRRVRSLQQLGVSISLDDFGTGYSSMGYLRRLGVDALKIDRSFVRGLPSRSEDAAIAQAIIAVARALELSVIAEGVETQEQADFLVANACDGLQGFLLGHPVPAEEFTRLLQAEGVRVG